Part of the Phycisphaerae bacterium RAS1 genome, GCGCTGAAACGTGCATCGCGACGCGCGTCCCGCTGAGCCAGTCGTCAATGACGACGGCGTTTGTCCCGGCCCGCGCTGCGCGGTCGGCGAAATCCGCGCCAGCGGCGACGGCCTCGGTTGCCCAGACACCGGCGCGGACGGCGGCGGCTTTCTGGCGGTCGTCGGTGCGGCCCCGGCAGTGCTGGCACTCGTACCACGCGGCGGCCTTTCCGCTGGCAATGTCGGCGGCGTTGCGGCGGCGGTCCTCGGTGGTCTTTTCCCAGCGGACCTGGGCGAAGACAAGCCGGATGAACCGGGCGCAGTGCGGGCAGGGCACGTGATAGAAAAGCTTGATTTCGCAGTCGTCATAGAGGTTCGCGACATATCCAACGCGCGTGGTCGGCGTGCTGTTGGCGATGACCTTCGAATGGCGGTAGGTCTGCGTCCGCAGCCGGGCCAGCTCGATCGGCGACGCTTCCCCGGCCCAGTCGCTGTACTTGTCCACTTCGTCCAGAATCACGACGCGCATCGGGTCGGAAGCGAGCGATGCGGCTGAGCCTGACCAGCCGAGCCGGATGCTTCCGCCGTTGCTGAGCTGGATGAATGCGGTCTGCACGTCGCGGGCGGCGGCGGTCTGGAGCTCGCGCAGGATGGGCGTGTCCTGAATGAGCGGCTTCACGCGGGTATTCATGATCCGGCGGCCGTCGGTTTCGTTGGGGAGCACGCATAGGATCGGGTCCGCTTCTCGCTCCAGTAGATAGCCGATGACGTTCCGAAGTGCCTCGGACGCGCCGACCTGGGCGGCCTTCATGATGACCAGCTCGCGCACGTGCGGCGCCGCGGCCAGGTCCATGATCCCGGCCAGGTAGGGCGCGTTGGCGTTGCGCCACGGGCCGGCGGCGTAGCCAGACTGTTTCCGGGACAATCGGCGGTGACGCTCCGCCCATTGGCTGGGCGTCAGGCGCTCGCGCGGGCGCCACGCGGCGATTTCCGCGGGCGTCCAGTTCGGCGGCTCAGTCGGTGGGGCGGCCGTCATTGGCGGTGCCTCTCTCGATGACTTCGGCTATC contains:
- a CDS encoding Phage terminase large subunit (GpA), with the translated sequence MTAAPPTEPPNWTPAEIAAWRPRERLTPSQWAERHRRLSRKQSGYAAGPWRNANAPYLAGIMDLAAAPHVRELVIMKAAQVGASEALRNVIGYLLEREADPILCVLPNETDGRRIMNTRVKPLIQDTPILRELQTAAARDVQTAFIQLSNGGSIRLGWSGSAASLASDPMRVVILDEVDKYSDWAGEASPIELARLRTQTYRHSKVIANSTPTTRVGYVANLYDDCEIKLFYHVPCPHCARFIRLVFAQVRWEKTTEDRRRNAADIASGKAAAWYECQHCRGRTDDRQKAAAVRAGVWATEAVAAGADFADRAARAGTNAVVIDDWLSGTRVAMHVSALYPLWITWAAGAAAFLRAQENPDSLAAFVNGWLGEPFEQRVARPEAEVFTAKARRGGPRGIVPAWAQALLCTVDVQLDRLICVVRAGRGRR